The following proteins come from a genomic window of Gimesia chilikensis:
- a CDS encoding STAS domain-containing protein — protein sequence MASKRDRMSVYERDGVTVLDFGTMEIWDGADLALLRETLTRLVDHEKCKSIGVELSSVKYIPSGFFGMLYDLYEKGIAVTLYSPQPNVASMLWFKQFCQHTEDGRYLLKSDLASAHDKSSDDEVRSEKEKWDKSLKQSNDYSTTVS from the coding sequence ATGGCATCTAAACGCGATCGAATGAGCGTCTATGAGCGTGACGGGGTAACCGTTCTGGATTTCGGAACTATGGAAATCTGGGATGGAGCCGATCTGGCACTGTTGCGTGAAACGCTCACGCGTCTGGTTGATCACGAAAAGTGCAAGTCGATTGGCGTCGAGCTGTCGTCAGTCAAATACATTCCGAGTGGCTTCTTTGGAATGTTGTACGACCTGTATGAAAAAGGGATCGCTGTTACGCTTTACAGCCCTCAACCCAACGTCGCGAGCATGCTCTGGTTTAAACAGTTCTGTCAGCACACTGAAGACGGGCGTTATTTGCTGAAAAGCGATCTGGCATCAGCGCATGATAAGTCGTCAGACGACGAAGTGCGTTCTGAAAAAGAAAAGTGGGACAAAAGTCTGAAGCAGTCGAATGACTACTCTACCACAGTTTCCTGA
- a CDS encoding M42 family metallopeptidase: MEAKSLEFLKNLLHSPAPSGYERPIQEVVRAYVNEFADEVKTDLHGNVIAAVNPGAKRRVMFAGHCDQIGLLVQHIDDDGYLWANLIGGWDIQMLLGQNMQVHTDSGPIHGVIARKAIHLLTPEERKTVPEIKDLWIDIGAKDGAEAREKVAIGDPITFELGFRPMLNQLASAPGMDNRVGVWVVMEALRQASEKSPEFGVFSVSTVQEEIGLRGAQTSAYSIQPEVGIAVDVTHATDCPAVSKKENGEINVGDGPVVYRGPNVNPVVFSTLTDLAEKNDISCQINSISRPAGNDANAMQLNQGGMATGIVAIPNRYMHSPVEVVSLEDLEHAANLLAAFCLEINEQTDFTP, translated from the coding sequence ATGGAAGCGAAATCTCTGGAATTCCTTAAAAACCTACTTCATTCACCCGCTCCCTCGGGATATGAGCGACCTATTCAGGAGGTCGTGCGGGCGTATGTGAATGAGTTTGCTGATGAAGTGAAAACCGACCTGCACGGCAATGTGATCGCCGCCGTCAATCCCGGAGCGAAACGACGGGTGATGTTCGCCGGCCACTGTGACCAGATTGGCCTGCTGGTACAGCATATCGATGATGACGGTTACCTGTGGGCGAATCTGATCGGTGGCTGGGATATCCAGATGCTGCTCGGCCAGAACATGCAGGTCCACACCGATTCGGGGCCGATCCACGGCGTGATTGCCCGTAAAGCCATTCACCTGCTGACCCCGGAAGAACGCAAAACCGTTCCCGAGATCAAGGACCTCTGGATCGACATCGGAGCCAAAGATGGAGCCGAAGCCCGTGAGAAAGTCGCGATCGGGGATCCCATCACATTCGAGCTCGGTTTCCGACCGATGCTGAACCAGTTAGCTTCTGCCCCCGGGATGGATAACCGCGTCGGGGTCTGGGTTGTGATGGAGGCCCTGCGCCAGGCGAGTGAAAAGTCACCCGAGTTCGGCGTCTTCTCGGTTTCGACGGTTCAGGAAGAGATCGGCCTGCGTGGTGCGCAGACCAGTGCTTACTCGATTCAGCCAGAAGTCGGGATTGCCGTCGATGTAACCCATGCCACCGACTGTCCCGCGGTCAGTAAAAAGGAGAATGGCGAGATCAATGTCGGCGATGGTCCGGTTGTCTATCGCGGACCGAATGTGAATCCGGTTGTTTTCTCAACGCTCACCGATCTGGCGGAGAAAAACGACATCTCCTGTCAGATTAACTCGATTTCGCGTCCCGCTGGTAACGATGCCAATGCGATGCAGTTGAACCAGGGAGGCATGGCGACCGGTATTGTTGCCATCCCCAACCGGTACATGCACAGCCCGGTTGAGGTCGTCTCGCTGGAAGACCTCGAACACGCGGCTAATCTTCTGGCTGCCTTCTGCCTGGAGATCAATGAACAGACGGATTTCACTCCGTAG
- a CDS encoding HDOD domain-containing protein, whose protein sequence is MTDWTKLRKELIGEGKQSPLPPEIKLPMLPKAVMEFSRKAEDPASTPKELSKIIETDAGISCELLRMVNSSAFGLRRKVSSIQQTITLLGIRSTKLFLVTTGLKQAMATSDSKLINLPNFWSTNLERALMAREIAMLMKVDADVAFSAAMLEDFLLPILSKELFDLYLTFTINQDSDPCLLSEYERRHFSWDHSAAAANVMLDWSFPDDLICAVYLHHEGLTLLTDDKLGKTAAAAVAVASLIPDPLRQNPQGLDQLLTLNDAWPEFKLFELADKIDQELREEATTTGNYLSLKNRLEKHAVLLETE, encoded by the coding sequence ATGACAGACTGGACAAAGCTGCGTAAAGAATTGATCGGTGAAGGTAAACAAAGCCCGCTGCCTCCGGAAATTAAACTTCCGATGCTGCCCAAAGCAGTGATGGAATTTTCGCGGAAGGCTGAAGATCCTGCTTCGACTCCCAAAGAGCTCAGCAAGATCATCGAAACTGATGCCGGGATTTCCTGCGAACTGTTGAGAATGGTTAACTCCAGCGCGTTCGGATTACGCCGGAAGGTTTCCTCGATTCAACAGACGATTACGCTGCTGGGAATTCGTTCGACTAAGCTCTTCCTCGTCACTACCGGTCTGAAACAGGCGATGGCAACCAGCGATTCCAAGCTGATCAACCTGCCCAACTTCTGGAGTACTAACCTGGAACGGGCATTGATGGCACGCGAGATTGCCATGCTGATGAAGGTCGACGCCGACGTGGCTTTCTCGGCAGCCATGCTGGAAGACTTCCTGCTGCCCATCCTCTCCAAGGAACTGTTTGATCTGTACCTGACATTCACGATCAACCAGGACAGCGATCCCTGTCTGTTGAGTGAATATGAACGCCGGCATTTCAGCTGGGACCACTCTGCAGCTGCAGCTAACGTGATGCTGGACTGGTCATTTCCTGATGACTTGATCTGCGCTGTCTACCTGCACCATGAAGGTTTAACACTGCTCACAGACGATAAACTCGGTAAAACAGCTGCAGCCGCCGTGGCGGTTGCTTCGCTGATCCCGGATCCCCTCAGACAGAATCCGCAGGGGCTCGATCAGTTACTGACTTTGAATGATGCCTGGCCCGAATTCAAACTGTTTGAACTGGCCGACAAGATTGATCAGGAATTGAGAGAAGAAGCCACAACGACGGGAAATTACCTGTCGTTGAAAAATCGGCTCGAAAAACATGCGGTGCTCCTGGAAACTGAATAA
- the hemL gene encoding glutamate-1-semialdehyde 2,1-aminomutase: MTARSRTRSEAEFERALKVIPGGVNSPARAFGAVGGHPVVIDRGEGQYLYDIDGNRYIDFVGSWGPHILGHLHPQVMSGIEEALKKGTSFGAPTVLESELAELVAELVPSVEKVRMVNSGTEAAMSAIRLARGYTGRDKIIKFAGCYHGHVDSLLVQAGSGALTLGAPSSPGVPQGCTADTLVLEYNDIEQLKETFSQAGDQIAGVILEPVVGNMGVVLPEPGFLETVRELCTQHQSVFIMDEVMTGFRVALGGAQQRFGVTPDICMLGKVIGGGMPVGAYGGKAEIMDAISPVGSVYQAGTLSGNPIAMASGIATLQCLRETNPYPELEAKTQRLTKGLSAAASKAGLPHTLAECGSMFTLFFNPEKVTSFAVSSQNDTERFARYFQGMLDRGIYLPCSQFEANFASTCMTDEDIDQTIQAAEEVLQSIG; the protein is encoded by the coding sequence ATGACAGCCCGCTCCCGTACGCGAAGTGAAGCAGAATTTGAACGCGCCCTGAAGGTCATTCCGGGAGGAGTGAACAGCCCGGCGCGGGCATTTGGCGCCGTGGGCGGACACCCTGTCGTCATCGATCGCGGCGAGGGACAGTACCTGTATGACATCGACGGCAACCGCTACATCGATTTCGTCGGTTCCTGGGGCCCCCACATTCTGGGACACCTGCATCCCCAGGTCATGTCTGGAATCGAAGAGGCACTCAAAAAAGGGACCAGTTTTGGAGCACCTACGGTTCTGGAAAGCGAACTGGCAGAACTGGTCGCGGAACTGGTTCCCTCCGTCGAGAAAGTCCGTATGGTGAATTCGGGAACCGAAGCCGCCATGAGTGCGATTCGTCTGGCACGCGGCTACACCGGACGGGATAAAATTATCAAGTTTGCCGGCTGTTATCACGGGCACGTAGATAGCCTGCTCGTCCAGGCAGGCAGTGGTGCGTTGACACTCGGCGCCCCCTCCAGTCCCGGCGTTCCCCAGGGTTGCACAGCCGATACCCTGGTCCTGGAGTACAACGACATTGAGCAACTCAAGGAAACATTCTCCCAGGCAGGTGACCAAATCGCAGGTGTGATCCTCGAACCGGTCGTGGGTAACATGGGGGTCGTCCTGCCAGAACCGGGATTCCTCGAGACGGTCAGAGAACTTTGTACCCAACACCAGTCGGTCTTCATCATGGATGAAGTCATGACCGGATTTCGTGTTGCCCTCGGTGGAGCCCAACAGCGGTTTGGAGTGACTCCCGACATCTGCATGCTAGGTAAAGTTATCGGCGGTGGCATGCCTGTCGGCGCTTATGGCGGAAAAGCGGAGATTATGGATGCGATCTCTCCCGTCGGCTCGGTCTACCAGGCGGGGACCTTGTCGGGAAATCCAATCGCGATGGCCTCCGGTATCGCAACGCTCCAGTGTCTGCGGGAAACCAATCCCTACCCGGAACTGGAAGCGAAGACGCAGCGACTGACAAAAGGGCTCTCCGCGGCCGCTTCCAAAGCAGGTCTGCCTCACACGCTTGCTGAATGTGGCTCGATGTTTACGCTGTTCTTCAATCCCGAAAAAGTGACCAGCTTTGCGGTCTCTTCTCAGAACGACACAGAGCGATTTGCCCGCTATTTCCAGGGCATGCTCGACCGGGGTATCTATCTCCCCTGCAGCCAGTTCGAAGCCAACTTCGCTTCTACCTGTATGACAGATGAAGATATCGACCAGACGATTCAGGCAGCAGAAGAAGTGCTGCAGAGTATCGGCTGA